The following is a genomic window from Solanum stenotomum isolate F172 chromosome 4, ASM1918654v1, whole genome shotgun sequence.
TGACACATTTGCATAGTCTAGTCAAGAATAATTGTCACATCTGCATTgatttctttaataaaaatcCCACTTGACTTTGTAGTCTTCTGATAGGATGACACATTCCTCTATGTTTAAACAAATTTTCTGGATCAAATTAAGTCCGAATGAGacataatatatacaaaatttaataatgtTTAACGCGTTTATACTTATATTATACATAATCCAACAAAATATATTCACAAGACCAATTCCTCCATGTTCATGTACTTAATCAAGAAAACAACAGCTATGAATTGGTTTCTGGATATTCTCTGCATACTAAACTTTCTAATTTCATGTACTAAAGCTCAACAAGAATACTCAGGTAATTCAGTATTGAATTGCAAAAACGAATACGAAACGAATTACTCTTGCAATGGAAGAAATTCCACTTGTCAAGCATTTCTCATATTCAAGGCTAGGGATCCTTACAATTCAGTACCTGGAATTGCTGCTCTCATGTCTTCATACATGTCTGAGATTGCTCGTATCAACAATGTCACGAAGCTTACAGTGTTCGCGCCAGAAAAGGAGGTTATAATTCCAGTGGACTGCTCTTGTTCAGGTTTGTATTATCAAGCCAAAACCATGTACTATATATCAGCTCTTATTGAAACATACTTTGTGATAGCAAATAATACTTACCAAGGATTATCAACCTGTAATGCATTAGTACGTCAAAATGAATATGatgagttcagtttgagacCTGGTCTTGAGTTGCAAGTTCCTCTCAGGTGTGCCTGTCCAACAGCAAAACAAGCTGCAAAAGGCTCAAAGTATTTGATGACTTATTCAATTGACGTTGGCGATGACATCCTTAAAGTTGGCAAAAGATTTAATGTTAGTGTAAGGAACATAGTCGAAGCAAATGGATTCTTGGATGAAAATTCTGTTTTATATCCTTTTACAACCATTCTAATTCCCCTGCCTTCTGAACCGTCAAATTTAGATACCGGAAATGAGAATTACAGAAAACCTATTAGGTCCTTTTCACCTCCACCTGCAGCTAATGCTTCAAAGGGAAAATCAAAGAGAAATCTTTACATAGGTAGTGGAGTTGCAACAGGCTTTGTTCTGTTACTGCTTGTGGTTTCTTGGGTCATCCTTCTTGCTTTGTTTAAGAAAAGGGATAGAAAATTTCCGAGGAGGTCTTCAAGTCATGAAGATATCCTCGTGGAGATCGCGAACATAGATCATGTCCCTaaagttttcaagttcaaaGAATTGAAGTATGCTACGCGAAACTTTGACTCCAAGAACCGGATAAAGGGATCTGTATACTGGGGAGGGTTTAAAGGGGAAATATTAGCAGTCAAAATGGCAATCACGGATGTATCTAGAGAAGTGAACATGCTGCATAAGATCAATCACTTCAATCTAATAAAGCTTTGTGGCTATTGTGAACATAAAGGTTGCTTCTTTCTTGTCTTTGAATACATGAAAAATGGCTCTCTCAGGGAATGGCTGACCAGAACCAAGTCTCGAGATACCATAAGCTGGAAAAAAAGGATTCAGATTGCGTTGGATGTAGCTAATGGACTTCATTATCTTCACAGCTTTACCAAACCAGGCTACATCCACAAGAACATCAACAGTAGAAACATTCTCCTCGACAGCAACATACGAGCAAAGATTGCAAACTTCAGTCTTGCTAAAGAAACAGATACATCAGGCACGACTTGGGAGCTTGTGGGGACAAGAGGATACATGGCGCCTGAGTACGTTGAGAGAGGGTCAGTGACTTCAAAGATGGACATTTATGCCTTTGGAGTTGTACTGTTGGAATTAGTCACCGGAAAAGACGCGGTAATTGTAGAGGAAAGTAGAGAAATTCTGCTTTCTGCCGCAGTAGCTGCAATAATGGAAGGAGAAAATGCAGAAATCAAACTGGATGGATTCATCAAAGCAGACATGAGGGAAGATGATGATTTGGAAATAGCATTGTTGGTAGCCAACCTAAGCTTAAGATGCTTGACTCGAGAACCAACAAATCGTCCAAGCATGGAAGAATTAGTATCATGTTTACTGAAGATTCAAGTTAATGCACATAAGGCAGAACAAACCAGTCAGAATTAAGAATATGGACATAGGAGGGGTTAAACTAACTCCagctttgtttttttttgcatttgttCTAGAGCCTAGACTAAGGCTGTATTTTTTAAGATTCAGGCGTCTAAATTCTGAATATACACCTGTATATTAAGTTCTATTGCAATATTGAATTACTGACGCTGATCTTGATTATGCTCTTCAAAGCATCAACATTATCATCGATGTCATGACGTTCCTCAACGCCTCGTTCAGTCTGTACATCATTTGCTCCCATTCCAATAcattgttcaaaaatgtatcaaaagtacattaatatgtgtataataCAAAGCTAAACATTGGCATAATGCAATCAGGATAATTAAAAGGAAACGGCAAAAACAGAAAACTGAAAAGGTCCCTTCGAATCCAGATTTTCAGTCTTCCCCCAGACAACAACTTAATACTTTCTCAAATTATACAGTCATAGAATTATTCTTCATagctaaaaattaataatagacCTAAACTAAAGCTCACAAGAAACAGGTTAACAATTGCTTTGTTTACACTTTTGACAAACATCCAAgctataatatttaaatatggtGTGTACCATTTTCTTAAACGACACAAATTCATAGTCTGACCTAAACAATCGCTTAACAATGCATATATAGGCTTATATTTTTGGAATGATCTTTTCCCAATATTCATCAAATGGtaaaaaatatccaaaacaacttaaacaacaacaaatcacAAGTAGATATCTAATGAAGTTAACACATACTAACCAAAACAGTtttctgtttcattttatgttcTTGAATTAATGAATCAGAATCTTACACGGAGAAAAGCATTGGCCCCAACTCTGCTAACCAGTGAGGCTCCACAGCTGTCACACACTGCATGTACTCCTTTGTCGTCAAGATTGCCTCATGATAAACCACGTAATCGGGAGTGTAACCCGATCCATAGAGAGCACTTGTGGGATGCAGGTTACAAGGCATTCTATTCCTGCAATTAACATATTCCCCAATCCCCTTCAGCATAGCTGCATTATGAAAGTATGCGGAACAGATTGTTTTCCGCACAACATCCCAATCAGGACCACAGTATGTGAGTGGAATTTTGAGTGTCTTGAGGATGTCCAGCAATTGGGATCTTATCTCCCTAGCCTTGTACAGACCTTTGACCTGTAAAAAATGGTCATTACACCAGTCTCCTCTGTATTCATTAGCTTTCCATTGCTGGTAAACATTAAGCAATGTAAGGTGATCAGATTCTGGCACAAAAAACTTTTCCCTAGAAGCATCACTTTCCGCTTCCCTATCCTTAGGTCGAAAGAAAACTGACGGCACTGAAAGCATAGAAACAATTGTCAGAACCTCACTTAAGCATTCTAATTGTTCCCCCATCAGGAGCAATTTGGCAAGGGGAGGGTCCAATGGGAACTTCACCATTTTTCGTCCAAGGTCCGTTAAATCACCAACATCGTTCAGTGCACCTAGTAACCACAACTGATACATGGAGTTAAGGATGCTATCTTGAGGAGGTGGATCCATAAAATCAAAATCCAACAAGTCCTGAATTTTGAGAGACTTGAGCAGCAAAACCACATTCCCAAGATTTGTCCGTTGAATCTCTGGCACTGGG
Proteins encoded in this region:
- the LOC125861988 gene encoding protein LYK5-like; protein product: MFMYLIKKTTAMNWFLDILCILNFLISCTKAQQEYSGNSVLNCKNEYETNYSCNGRNSTCQAFLIFKARDPYNSVPGIAALMSSYMSEIARINNVTKLTVFAPEKEVIIPVDCSCSGLYYQAKTMYYISALIETYFVIANNTYQGLSTCNALVRQNEYDEFSLRPGLELQVPLRCACPTAKQAAKGSKYLMTYSIDVGDDILKVGKRFNVSVRNIVEANGFLDENSVLYPFTTILIPLPSEPSNLDTGNENYRKPIRSFSPPPAANASKGKSKRNLYIGSGVATGFVLLLLVVSWVILLALFKKRDRKFPRRSSSHEDILVEIANIDHVPKVFKFKELKYATRNFDSKNRIKGSVYWGGFKGEILAVKMAITDVSREVNMLHKINHFNLIKLCGYCEHKGCFFLVFEYMKNGSLREWLTRTKSRDTISWKKRIQIALDVANGLHYLHSFTKPGYIHKNINSRNILLDSNIRAKIANFSLAKETDTSGTTWELVGTRGYMAPEYVERGSVTSKMDIYAFGVVLLELVTGKDAVIVEESREILLSAAVAAIMEGENAEIKLDGFIKADMREDDDLEIALLVANLSLRCLTREPTNRPSMEELVSCLLKIQVNAHKAEQTSQN